TCCTACTTAATAAATTTGCGAACTCGGCCCAAgtggattgcaccaatccttgCATTGCTTCCTTAATCTTCTTAGCTCTTGACTTTGTGATTGGCCCATTTGGAACTTGCAAGGGATCTTTAAGACTCGGTCCACCATGGCGCCCATCATTCCTCCTCTCCttaaaaggattcgacctcgaatcatcacctacatcaaagaG
This Malania oleifera isolate guangnan ecotype guangnan chromosome 11, ASM2987363v1, whole genome shotgun sequence DNA region includes the following protein-coding sequences:
- the LOC131168314 gene encoding uncharacterized protein LOC131168314 is translated as MGLGGCVLIAKRSTILRTKGIEVDEEKVKAIKESPKPKGITEVMIRGRILLRRGGMMGAMVDRVLKIPCKFQMGQSQSQELRRLRKQCKDWCNPLGPSSQIY